TCCCGTTGCAGCCAAACGCGGCCCTCATTGGGTTTAATCAAACCAGTCGTAATGTAGAAAGTTGTCGTTTTTCCGGCACCATTAGGTCCTAAAAGACCGACGATTTCCCCTTGATTAACTTTGAGATTGACACGATTGACAATGACACGTTTGCCATAGGTTTTACGGATATTTTCGAGAACGATGGTCACAGTTTATTCGTCGTCAGGGAGGGTAATCGGGGCAGGGGTGGAAGATTGGCCATTCTGAGACTCTTGTTCAACCACGAGATAACGAGCCTCTACTTGTTCATTGGAGTTCGGAGTGGCAACGAAACGGCCTTCATCAATGGCATAGGTCATGCGTTCAGCGCGGAGGCTATTGCCTTCTTGGAGGACATAGACATTGCCCGTAAGCACCAGTATACGTTCCTCTGAAAAGTATTGGGCTTGGGCCGCTGTAGCTTGGATGTCGCGGGCTGGGTAGTTGATGCGGACATTGCCCCGGGCTGTAATGATGCCGCTCTCTGTGTTGGCCTCTTGGATATCGGAGAGGACAGTGAGGGCATTGGCTGTTTGGGCTTGGACTGTCTGTTGTCGGGGAAATTGGCTGAAGCTTGCGGCGATCGCCAGGGTAATCCCCCCCAAGCCATAAATGATCTGATTCCGAAAGCCCTTGACGGTCATAACTGCTGTCCTTACTGCAAACAATGCATTAGCGTTTAATCTCAAGACGCAACCATAGATGTTTGGGTTGCCCATTCACCTTTCTATAGTAAGGCGGCTGTTTCTGTTTTTTGCAACAATTTGTTCAGGTCGAAAGCAGCATCACCTGGAGGCGATCGCCTGGGGTAATTTCTGGGGTTCCGGTGGGGACAATGGCGAGGGCATTGGTTTGGGCAAGATTGACCAAATTTGCGGAACTATGGCCGCCCCCCGCCGGCTGGAATACATAGCCCGTGGCCTCTGTCCGTAAAGTGCCCCAAAGATAAGCATCCCGCGAACCAGCCCCTTTGAGGGTTTGGCCGCAGGTGGCCCAGACAAAGCTGGGAGCATAGGCCCCTGTATAACCAGCAAGTTTTTTCAAGGCCGGTTGCACAAAACGCCAGCAGCCTACCAAGGCCGACACGGGATTCCCTGGTAGCCCAAAATAGAGTTTATTCCCTGGGAATTTCGCCACAGTTAGGGGTTTACCCGGACGGATTGCGACGCTGCGAATGAAGATTTCGCCCCCCAATGTTTCGAGGAGTTTTTCTACATAGTCGAAATCTCCCACCGAAACGCCCCCCGTAGAAAGCACCACATCGGCACTGGCGATCGCCTCAGCCATGGTCGCCTTTAATTGTGCCGGATCGTCAGGGACAATGCCGAGGTTTTTGGCGATCGCCCCTTGGCTCTGGATAAAGGCTGTTAGGCCATAGCGATTGGAATCAACAATCTGGCCCATGCGTAAAGATTCTTCAGGCGATCGCAACTCATCCCCTGTAGAAAAAATCGCGACCACTGGCCGCCGATAAACGGGAAATTCAACACATTGACAGGCGGCCAAAACTGCCAAATCCGCTGGCCCTAGCCGTTGCCCTGCCTGGAGAATGGGTTTGCCTGCCTGGTAATAATCGCCCCGCTGCCGGACAAACTGTCGGTAGGTGGGATTTTGTAAAATTTTGACCAGGGTTCCCTGGTGCTTAGTATGCTCTTGCATCACTACTGTATCGGCCCCCTCCGGTAACATAGCCCCCGTAAAAATGCGCGCTGCCTGACCCCCTTGGAGGGATTGACTGGGGACTTGGCCAGCGGGAATGATTTCAATCACCTCTAATTCAACGGGTGTTTCCTTGAGATCCGCAAATCGGATTGCATAGCCATCCATCGCCGCATTGTCCCAGTGGGGAATGTCTAATTTCCCTGTAACTTCGGTGGCTAAAATTCGCCCCAGACCTGTTTCGAGGGTCGCTGTTTCAGTGCCCGTAAGGGGGGCGATCGCCTGGAGAATTAATGTTTGAGCCTGGTCAACGGGAAGCATTGATAAAACAAGATTTTTGCCCACCAATCATAGCAAGTTCAGCTGCAGTTAATCGGGGCGAGCTTCTGTGTCCGGGGCGACTCGATTTTCGTCGTAATAGCGTTTCCATTCCGTTGAACTGCGCACCGCTAACCAGAGCAAAATCATCGCAATAATCCCTCCCTGCTCTGGAGACTGAAAGGCAAACAGCACCAGCACCACACAGAGAAAATCCTCCAGAAACGACCACCATAGAGGCAATCCCCGGAGACGAAAAAACCAGCCTGTTAACGTTAATTTTAAGACAAAGGCCACCAGTGCTCCGATTAGTCCCACCAACCAGAGGGGCTCAAATTCTAAACGAATCACTTGGGCTACTGTTAAACTCAAGACTGCCCCGGCAATGGGACTGAAAACGAGGGCGATCGCCTGCAGAATCCGTTGTCCTAAAAGCCGCTTCGAGCCAAACAGTTCAAACACCGCCCACATGGTGAAAATCGCCACCAAAACCCGGGGGGGCAACCACCCAATGACAGGTAAATTGGCCACCAGTTCATCACTGTAGAGCAGCAAAATAATCAGCAATGGTAAACCAATGCGCATTCCTGCCGCCGCCGCTGCCGACAATACCGCCAAAAATCCGATGACCATGCAAGAACCACAAATTTGTATGCGACACAGTGGGCAGGGAAATTGTTCCTAGTCTATCGTGTCCCTTTCACCATAGACTTCTATCTTTTTACGGAATTGGCAAGGGGAAACTTAGGCGATCGCCTGCGGGAACTAAACCTACGATTGGACTAATGGAAAATCAGCGGGTTTAAGCCAGCGACAAATCTCTGTTTTTAAACCATTTAAATCCTTGGAAAGCCCCTGCTTGAACCACTGACCGAGGGTGTCGAGGGGCGAAAAGCCGGCGCTAAATTGCCAATCGAGGTCTTGACCGAGGGGGGTGAGGTGATTGCCAGTTAAGGTGCGAGCAGCCACCATCGCCGGGAAGCGCTCTAACAAAATGGGAGTGAGATCTTGGGTTTGGTCGAGGGTGTCATTGTTGAACTGAATCAACAAATTGCGGCGAATCTGGTAACTGGTTTGGATAATTTCTGTGGTCTCTGGGGGGGAAGGGGTAAACTCAAAATTAATGTTGTTATCGGGGTCAAATTGCTCGAAAAAGGGAATCGATTTTTTCACCGGAAAATTGTTGTAGGACATGAGAATATTCCCTGCCCGTTGTACGTTGAATAAGCTGCCGATTAGTAGGTGAATTTTGCAGCCCATGCTGTGGCCTACCCCATAAACAGGCAGATACCGATAGCCGAGTTGATTAGAATTTTGCAGGCGCTCTAGAATATTTTCAAAGCGGTTCAACACCTGCCGGGCGATCGCCAAATGGTCAAAGGTATTTACAAAAGGCGTGGTGATGATGGCGTAACCTTCAGCGGCCAATTGTTCCAGGAGCCACTTGTAGGTCAATTGCGGTGCGGTTCCCACGAAAGCCCCCCCCAAAAAATGAATAACGCCCACCGGTTGTACCGGGATCAAGATCCAACTGCCACCAGACTCTTGCCAAATCATTGTTCGCCGTTTACTGCTTGTAAAACTTTTATTGTAGAAGCTTTTCAGGGTTGCTGTGGCGCATCAAATCCAGTTCAGACTGTGTAATCCCAGCAGCGGCAAGCTGGTCTAAAAAAGTTTGGTAACCCTCAATGGGAGAGGGGTCGAGGGCACGGCCAAGATCAGTGCTGAGGATGAAATGTTTGGCCCCAATGGTTTGGATCGCAGCGGCCATGGCCTCAATGCTCACCGCCTGCCAAGCTTGGTGATCCGCTTCCACAGCATTTTCTCCCATCAGGGTATTCACATAGGTCAGCTCCAAAAAAGCCCCCTGGTTGGCGATCGCCTGCATTTGCGCGAGGGTCAAACCGGGGACAGTGGCCATGGCATGGGTGACCACAATGTTTTTTACCCCCAATTGTTTTGCCACCGGAACAACCGTGAGAATTTCCGCCGGAGAAACATGGCCGGTGCCCAAAACCAAGTCATGATCAGCAATGTATTGCAAAATTTCCTTCATTTCCGGCACCAGATGGCCATAGCGGGCGACCCGTAGTCCACCAAAGGTCTGTTTTAGGGTTTGACGGTGGTGGGCCGCATCGATGGTCGGCAGCCAGACCACTTTCCCCCGGCCTTCCCCCAGACGGTCCATGGTTTCTACGGCCTTGAGGTTTAAACCACCCACGGTTTCATTCAGGACGACGCCCCCATACACTTCAATATTGGGGATAACCTTGTGGGCAACCACGGCACGATCGGCAGTAGGAGTGACATGATTTTTTAAAACAAGGGCGGCCATCCCGGCCTCAGCCGCTTTTTGTACGAGGGTTAGATCGTCATACAAACGGGGCGTCACATCGGGGGCCGAGTGGACGTGGAAATCAATACTGCCGTTGAAATTGTCTAAATTTGCGGCGATCGCCCAAAAGTCACCCACTGCCCAAAAACACAGGCCCAGGTATCCCACCAGCAACCCTTTAAAAAGAGCGAAAATTCTAGGATGAAGGGTGGATCGCATCGTATGATATGTTACGTTGATTAAACTATCCTCATAAAACCAATTGTACCCTCTGGTTTTGTGTCCACAGGAGACCTATAAAATATGCTTACCCTTAAAATTGCCGTTTACATCACAGTCATTTTCTTTGTATCTCTGTTTATCTTCGGTTTTCTATCCAGCGACCCGACCCGGAACCCCGGTAGAAAAGATTTCGAATAAATTGCCATGGGCTACTCATAACAAGAGGCCAACCTGGTTAATGACAACAAATGACGGTGGGGCAGTGTCCTAGGACAACCCCATTTTTTTGTGGGCAAAAACCCCTAGTTCGCTACATTGGAAGAAAGAATTTGATTTGAATTTAACGATGGTCAGATCTGCCCTGCCTTTAACCGCTTTTGTGTGGATCCTCGCAGCTCCCTTCGCGATCGCCTTGCCGCCCCCTGAGGATCTTCCCGAAGAAGTGCTCCGCACAGAGATCATTACCGAAGGGCGATCGCCCGTAGATGGATCTCCGGTCACAGCCCAGGAATACGCCGAAATTCAGCAGGAACAGGGGGAACGAAATTTGCCCCCCACCGTCAATGCAGACGTTCAACACGTTATTTTTTTGCTGCGTATCCGTAAGCTTGTGCAGACGATACTCCCCCTCTAGGAGTTGAGGAAAATTGCGTTGAGACGTCGCCCCAAACCATAAACTTTTGTTGACTAATCATGAGAGAAGGGGAGAGGCGACAGAAAATCCAGTGCTAAAATGCTGGAAATTCTAGGGGAAATAGCCTAACACTAGAGCAATTAGGTGGCCCCACAAAACTCGCAAAAGTTGTCCATTTTGGTGAAGAGGATCATGAACATTCGCGCAGGTTTCACGGCCCTAGGGGTAGGTATGGCAGCCCTAGGACAACTGGCCCTCCCCCCCGCTGCCCAGGCTAATGGTAGTTTATTCGGCGCGCAGAATTTAAACCCAGGGGATGTGGTGGCGATCGCTGTCCCATTTTCTAGTGGCGCGGCCTACAATCTGTTGATTGTGGAGCAATTAAGCAATAGCCGGGCCTGCTGGCGAGAGCAAGGCGGGACACCCACAACCATTGATCCTCTCCTGTTGCAGTTTGATTTCACCGGGGTTTGCGGCCGCAGCACCGATTCCAACGGCTATTCTCTCCGGTTGGGAGAACAAGACCTCGGTTGGCGCTATAATCTCCGCCTTGTGCAAGAACGGGGGATGCTCGTCCTCAAGGCATTCGATGTGGAAAATCCCTCGCGATCGCCGATTGAGGTGGGAAACACCGGGGGGCTGGGGGAAGGAATGCTGAAAATCAACCTCAATCCTGGTTGGCGTATGGCAAAGCGCACCTATGAAGGAAGAACCCTCGGCCACGTTTATCTCGTCAACGATCAAGGAGTCGATCAGCTCATTGCCGCGACGCCCCAAACAGCAGCCCCCCAATCAAGTCCGCCCTCTACGCCAATCGCCACAGCAGCGGCCGCTCCTACCCCCATCACCATATCTACCCCGGCCCAAACCCCGAGTACCACACCGGATGTGACAGTTAGAACAACGGAGCCTCTCTTCCCCGGGACAGGCCCGGTACAAATTTTCGTCCCCCCCTATGAAGAAAGCCAAGGTGGGTCTAGTGAAACCCTCGTTGCCGCTGTCCCCGTTTCCCCGTCGCCGGCAGCACCCACAACCATAACATCAACCCCAGCACCTGTTGTCATTAGTGGCAATGTATTACCTGTGCCTCGTACCTCAATACCCACCTTGAGCTCCAGTAACACAGGCATGATTCGCCTAGAAGAACCGACAGGCCAAGTACCGCCGCCGCCCAATTCCACTTCTCTGGCCCAGAGTTTGGGTCTGCGTTACCGAGTTGTGGTCGATGCCCAAACCCCAGATCAACAGAACCGTCTCAAGGGGATTATCCCCGATGCGTTCAATATCCGGGTGGGCGATCGCCGGATGATGCAAGCGGGAGCCTTTGCTGAAGAATTTGAAGCCCAGGAACTCCAAGCCCGTTTAAATCAAGTCGGCTTAGCGGCGCAAATTGTCCCCGTGCAATAGATGCTGAATTTTTCGGACATTTTTGTGGCGATCGCCGCCGAATCTTGGTCAGAAGTCGTCGTTTTTTATAGAGGACTTTTTGGCTGTGACCCGGTGGTATACAGCTCGGAGCGTTATGCAGAGTTCCAAGTACAGGGCGTCAAGCTCGGAATTTTTAAACCCAGTGCTCACCACAGGGCCGAATTTCAAAAGCCAGCCGGAGCCCTAGGTTTATGTCTAGAGGTGGAAAATTTAGAAGAGGCGATCGCTACTATCAAGCAATTAGGGGGCGCAGTCCAAGGTGAAATTACCCAAGCCTCCCATGGCCGTGAATGCTATGCCTATGACCCAGCTCGCAATCGCCTAATTCTCCACCAGGCATGGGCGAATAATACTTAGAAATTAGCGTCCTATTGTCTCTTCAACCTCTTCTACCGCTTCTTCTGTGCGTTCATTGGGGTTTTGAAATCTTTTCTGCGGAAAAATGCTCAAAATTGCCTCATTTAAAGTTGTCTTAATTTCCTTACTCGCTCCCTTTAAAGGCTCTGGTAAAAACAAATCTCCCACAGCAATAAAAGCAAGAAGTAAAAAAACACTGAGCTTAATAATGCCACCTGTACTCAGAAATTTTACTTTCATTGATGATTTTCTCCGCTCAAACCGACCCAAATGTTCTCTCTCAAATCAATTCTAGACCAGGGATTGAACCTAAACTAGCTGACGCCCTGTGGCCACAAAACCCCAAGGCCGTACAATATCAACCATTCCCATTCTTGTCGTACCAGTAATCACCATGAGCGAAGAAACCCCTGATCTAAAGCCGGAGAAAGCCCCCGCTAGCGAGGCTCTCCCAAGTCCTCTTCGCTGCTGGTATGGCACAGCGGTGGCAGGTGCGATGTCCCTTACGGCCTATCTTTTGACCAGTAAAGTCATCGCTGGGTTTGCGAGTAAACCCCCCACAGGCAATGAGCTGGCCGTCCAGATTGGGATCACGGTGCGCACATTAATTATGGGTCTCTTCACCATGGCAACGGGGGTTTTTGGGTTGATTGCGGTGGGTCTGTTTATTCTTGGGCTCCAATCTCTCTTCAGTGGCCAAAAAACGAGCCCTCCGGGGGATGCCTAACCGAACGCAAAAAAGGCTAGTTTTGCCCTGAAGATTTGGTGGGCAAACCAGTGGGGATATCAGAGACTGCGGGGTAGATAGACGGAAAAGACTGTGCCTTGGCCTTTACTATCAACGGTGATTTTGCCGCGATGGTTATTGGCGATCGCCATGGCGATCGCCAAACCTAAACCGGAGCCTGTACTACTGTCTCCCGGGCTGGTACGGGCTGGGTCGAGACGGTAAAAACGGTCAAAAATATTCGGCAGATTTTCGGCAGGAATACCAATACCATTGTCTTGGACAGTGATTTGGAGAGTTTCCCCAGAGGTGCGGCTTGTTTTTTCCTTCACCTGCATGGTGACGGTAATTTGTTTGGGTTTTTCGCCCCAATCTTGGGGGAACGCATAGGCGATCGCATTGCCGATTAAGTTAGTAAAAAGGCGTGCCATTTGATCCCAGTCTCCCAAAATCAAGTAAGGCTCTTCTAGGGCGGCTTCCCCCAAGATATTGAGCTGGAGGTCAATGTTTTCTTGACGACAAATTGCCCGCTGCTCTTCGATCACTTCCAACAGCAGCGCATCTAAGGGCAGCGGTTCAAATGCAGCTTGGAGCACACCGCTGTCGCTGCGGGCTAAAAACAGGAGATCATTGACCAAACGCCCCAGCCGTTGGGTCAGTCGCTCGATTACCTTGAGGTTTTGCTGCCTTTGGTCAGGTTCTGGGTAGGCGATCGCCATTTGGACATTGGTCTGGATCATGGCGATCGGGTTACGCAGTTCGTGGGAAGCATCCGCCGTAAATTGCCGCAGTTGCTGATAGGACTCTTTGACGGGCTCCATGGCAATGCCCGACAATAGCCAACCGATCACTGCCCCGCAGGTAATCATGATGGCGATGCCCAGGCTGAGATCGAGGACTAATTTGCGAATGGGCCGGGTCACCTCAAACCAGGGATGGCTCACCCGGAGATAGCCGAGAACGTAACGGTCTACTTCAAGGCGATCGGTAATTTGCCGCAGTAGATAATCGCCGCCGAGTCGTACCGTTTCGCCGCGGGGATGCCACTCCAAGGGCAGGGCTAGGGGTTCGGCAAAAGTAGACCAGAGCATTTCTCCGGTGGGGCTAAAAAATTCTAGGTCAATGCGGTCATCCTCCCCTGTGGGCGATCGCTGACGAAAACTTGCCTCCAGATTAATCCGGTAGCCCAAAGATTCATCGGGTTCGATGATGAGCGATCGCTCCACCACCTCCACCACATGTTTGAGGGTGTCATCAATCCGTTCGATCAAGGTGTAGCGCACGTAGAAGTAAACCCCCGTCGCAAAAACCAGTAACAAAATTGCAGTG
The nucleotide sequence above comes from [Synechococcus] sp. NIES-970. Encoded proteins:
- a CDS encoding hypothetical protein (conserved hypothetical protein), with product MTVKGFRNQIIYGLGGITLAIAASFSQFPRQQTVQAQTANALTVLSDIQEANTESGIITARGNVRINYPARDIQATAAQAQYFSEERILVLTGNVYVLQEGNSLRAERMTYAIDEGRFVATPNSNEQVEARYLVVEQESQNGQSSTPAPITLPDDE
- the moeA gene encoding molybdopterin biosynthesis protein, translating into MLPVDQAQTLILQAIAPLTGTETATLETGLGRILATEVTGKLDIPHWDNAAMDGYAIRFADLKETPVELEVIEIIPAGQVPSQSLQGGQAARIFTGAMLPEGADTVVMQEHTKHQGTLVKILQNPTYRQFVRQRGDYYQAGKPILQAGQRLGPADLAVLAACQCVEFPVYRRPVVAIFSTGDELRSPEESLRMGQIVDSNRYGLTAFIQSQGAIAKNLGIVPDDPAQLKATMAEAIASADVVLSTGGVSVGDFDYVEKLLETLGGEIFIRSVAIRPGKPLTVAKFPGNKLYFGLPGNPVSALVGCWRFVQPALKKLAGYTGAYAPSFVWATCGQTLKGAGSRDAYLWGTLRTEATGYVFQPAGGGHSSANLVNLAQTNALAIVPTGTPEITPGDRLQVMLLST
- a CDS encoding hypothetical protein (conserved hypothetical membrane protein); amino-acid sequence: MVIGFLAVLSAAAAAGMRIGLPLLIILLLYSDELVANLPVIGWLPPRVLVAIFTMWAVFELFGSKRLLGQRILQAIALVFSPIAGAVLSLTVAQVIRLEFEPLWLVGLIGALVAFVLKLTLTGWFFRLRGLPLWWSFLEDFLCVVLVLFAFQSPEQGGIIAMILLWLAVRSSTEWKRYYDENRVAPDTEARPD
- a CDS encoding hypothetical protein (protein of unknown function (DUF1350)), coding for MIWQESGGSWILIPVQPVGVIHFLGGAFVGTAPQLTYKWLLEQLAAEGYAIITTPFVNTFDHLAIARQVLNRFENILERLQNSNQLGYRYLPVYGVGHSMGCKIHLLIGSLFNVQRAGNILMSYNNFPVKKSIPFFEQFDPDNNINFEFTPSPPETTEIIQTSYQIRRNLLIQFNNDTLDQTQDLTPILLERFPAMVAARTLTGNHLTPLGQDLDWQFSAGFSPLDTLGQWFKQGLSKDLNGLKTEICRWLKPADFPLVQS
- a CDS encoding hypothetical protein (conserved hypothetical protein), with the protein product MRSTLHPRIFALFKGLLVGYLGLCFWAVGDFWAIAANLDNFNGSIDFHVHSAPDVTPRLYDDLTLVQKAAEAGMAALVLKNHVTPTADRAVVAHKVIPNIEVYGGVVLNETVGGLNLKAVETMDRLGEGRGKVVWLPTIDAAHHRQTLKQTFGGLRVARYGHLVPEMKEILQYIADHDLVLGTGHVSPAEILTVVPVAKQLGVKNIVVTHAMATVPGLTLAQMQAIANQGAFLELTYVNTLMGENAVEADHQAWQAVSIEAMAAAIQTIGAKHFILSTDLGRALDPSPIEGYQTFLDQLAAAGITQSELDLMRHSNPEKLLQ
- a CDS encoding hypothetical protein (conserved hypothetical protein), translated to MVRSALPLTAFVWILAAPFAIALPPPEDLPEEVLRTEIITEGRSPVDGSPVTAQEYAEIQQEQGERNLPPTVNADVQHVIFLLRIRKLVQTILPL
- a CDS encoding hypothetical protein (conserved hypothetical protein); the encoded protein is MNIRAGFTALGVGMAALGQLALPPAAQANGSLFGAQNLNPGDVVAIAVPFSSGAAYNLLIVEQLSNSRACWREQGGTPTTIDPLLLQFDFTGVCGRSTDSNGYSLRLGEQDLGWRYNLRLVQERGMLVLKAFDVENPSRSPIEVGNTGGLGEGMLKINLNPGWRMAKRTYEGRTLGHVYLVNDQGVDQLIAATPQTAAPQSSPPSTPIATAAAAPTPITISTPAQTPSTTPDVTVRTTEPLFPGTGPVQIFVPPYEESQGGSSETLVAAVPVSPSPAAPTTITSTPAPVVISGNVLPVPRTSIPTLSSSNTGMIRLEEPTGQVPPPPNSTSLAQSLGLRYRVVVDAQTPDQQNRLKGIIPDAFNIRVGDRRMMQAGAFAEEFEAQELQARLNQVGLAAQIVPVQ
- a CDS encoding hypothetical protein (conserved hypothetical protein), with translation MLNFSDIFVAIAAESWSEVVVFYRGLFGCDPVVYSSERYAEFQVQGVKLGIFKPSAHHRAEFQKPAGALGLCLEVENLEEAIATIKQLGGAVQGEITQASHGRECYAYDPARNRLILHQAWANNT
- a CDS encoding hypothetical protein (conserved hypothetical membrane protein) gives rise to the protein MSEETPDLKPEKAPASEALPSPLRCWYGTAVAGAMSLTAYLLTSKVIAGFASKPPTGNELAVQIGITVRTLIMGLFTMATGVFGLIAVGLFILGLQSLFSGQKTSPPGDA
- a CDS encoding two-component sensor histidine kinase produces the protein MFQTTRNRLALWYTAITAILLLVFATGVYFYVRYTLIERIDDTLKHVVEVVERSLIIEPDESLGYRINLEASFRQRSPTGEDDRIDLEFFSPTGEMLWSTFAEPLALPLEWHPRGETVRLGGDYLLRQITDRLEVDRYVLGYLRVSHPWFEVTRPIRKLVLDLSLGIAIMITCGAVIGWLLSGIAMEPVKESYQQLRQFTADASHELRNPIAMIQTNVQMAIAYPEPDQRQQNLKVIERLTQRLGRLVNDLLFLARSDSGVLQAAFEPLPLDALLLEVIEEQRAICRQENIDLQLNILGEAALEEPYLILGDWDQMARLFTNLIGNAIAYAFPQDWGEKPKQITVTMQVKEKTSRTSGETLQITVQDNGIGIPAENLPNIFDRFYRLDPARTSPGDSSTGSGLGLAIAMAIANNHRGKITVDSKGQGTVFSVYLPRSL